One Mycolicibacterium crocinum DNA window includes the following coding sequences:
- the lsr2 gene encoding histone-like nucleoid-structuring protein Lsr2, translating into MAKKVTVTLVDDFDGAGAADETVEFALDGVSYEIDLSSKNAQKLRNDLKQWVEASRRVGGRRRGRSGPAGRGRASIDREQSAAIREWARRNGHKVSTRGRIPADIIDAFHAAT; encoded by the coding sequence ATGGCCAAGAAAGTGACCGTGACCCTCGTCGACGATTTCGACGGTGCGGGCGCAGCCGATGAAACGGTCGAATTCGCGCTCGACGGTGTGAGCTATGAGATCGATCTTTCTTCAAAAAATGCTCAGAAACTTCGCAACGATCTCAAGCAGTGGGTCGAGGCCAGCCGCCGCGTCGGTGGCCGTCGCCGCGGTCGCTCGGGCCCGGCCGGCCGTGGCCGCGCCAGCATCGACCGCGAGCAGAGCGCAGCGATCCGGGAGTGGGCACGCCGCAACGGTCACAAGGTGTCGACCCGGGGCCGCATCCCCGCTGACATCATCGACGCGTTCCACGCGGCGACCTAG